A genomic segment from uncultured Methanobrevibacter sp. encodes:
- a CDS encoding tetratricopeptide repeat protein has protein sequence MEFDELMEKGNQLRKEKKYEEALDAYQAALKADKRRTEAWNMKASTLGLLGKTDEAIECFDRSLELDFENEQTWFLKGMTLFAVNRFNEADSCFDKAVNADPHNPVYWKYKGMVLSQLNHNADALKCLDNALELNPDDEAVLVFRHTVIEALEKEEN, from the coding sequence ATGGAATTCGATGAATTGATGGAGAAAGGAAATCAATTAAGAAAAGAAAAAAAGTATGAAGAAGCATTAGATGCTTATCAGGCTGCATTGAAAGCTGATAAAAGACGTACTGAAGCTTGGAATATGAAAGCGAGTACTTTAGGTCTTTTAGGCAAAACCGATGAAGCTATTGAATGTTTCGACAGGTCATTGGAACTTGACTTTGAAAATGAGCAAACCTGGTTTTTAAAGGGAATGACTTTATTTGCTGTAAATCGTTTCAATGAAGCGGATTCCTGTTTTGATAAGGCAGTGAATGCAGACCCTCACAATCCAGTATATTGGAAATACAAGGGAATGGTATTAAGTCAATTAAATCACAATGCAGATGCCTTGAAATGCTTGGACAATGCATTGGAATTAAATCCTGATGATGAAGCGGTTCTAGTATTCAGACATACTGTCATAGAAGCTTTAGAAAAAGAAGAAAATTAA
- the uvrB gene encoding excinuclease ABC subunit UvrB, translating into MKEFKLKSPYKPLGDQPQAIDSLVNGIKKGYHEQTLLGVTGSGKTYTMANIIEKVQKPTLIISHNKTLAAQLYEEFKVFFPDNAVEYFVSYYDYYQPEAYVPRTDTFIDKEASINEEIDIMRHSATQSLLSRDDVIVVSSVSCIYGIGSPEDYGEFAFSIAVGDIYERSDILRKLIFMQYERNDIAFERGQFRVRGDVIEINPVHGTPPIRIELFGDEIDAISLIDPVTGKKEEPLQRYMIFPAKHFVVGADRMDQALKDINDELESRLRELNFNGKYVEAQRLEQRTRFDIEMLQEMGYCPGIENYSMHLSGRNWGDMPYSLLKYFPDDYLTIIDESHVTVPQIRGMYNGDRSRKETLVEYGFRLPSAKENRPLRFDEFEAIQNQVIYVSATPGPYEMSRSQNVVEQIIRPTGLVDPKITIRPVQGQVEDLLGEVRKKVAKDQRILVTTLTKRMAEDLTDYYAKIGIKVRYLHSEIDTLERVEIIDDLRRGEFDVLVGVNLLREGLDLPEVGLVAILDADKEGFLRSETSLIQTIGRAARNVDGEVLMYVDDMTDSVRNAVDITNKRRKLQMAYNEKYNITPQSTYRTLKDKKISTKKTPSRDDLKGMPKDELKLLIKDLEAEMKEAANDLDFERAAVLRDQIVALKSIKKF; encoded by the coding sequence ATGAAAGAATTCAAACTTAAATCTCCATATAAACCACTTGGTGACCAGCCACAGGCCATTGACTCCCTTGTAAACGGCATTAAGAAGGGATATCATGAACAGACACTATTAGGTGTCACCGGTTCTGGAAAGACATATACAATGGCTAACATCATTGAAAAGGTTCAAAAGCCAACATTGATCATATCTCACAACAAGACATTGGCAGCGCAATTATACGAGGAATTCAAGGTATTTTTCCCAGATAATGCTGTAGAATACTTTGTCAGTTATTATGATTACTACCAGCCAGAAGCTTATGTGCCAAGAACAGATACATTCATTGATAAAGAGGCTTCAATCAATGAAGAGATAGACATAATGAGGCACTCAGCCACCCAATCCCTTTTGTCCCGTGATGATGTGATTGTAGTGAGCAGTGTAAGCTGCATCTATGGTATCGGTTCACCTGAAGATTATGGGGAATTTGCATTTTCCATAGCTGTAGGAGACATTTACGAACGCAGTGACATCTTAAGAAAGCTTATCTTCATGCAATATGAGAGAAATGACATTGCATTTGAAAGAGGTCAGTTTAGGGTAAGGGGAGATGTTATTGAAATCAATCCTGTTCATGGAACACCTCCAATAAGGATTGAACTCTTTGGTGATGAAATAGACGCAATTAGTTTAATAGACCCTGTAACCGGCAAAAAGGAAGAGCCTCTTCAAAGGTATATGATATTTCCAGCAAAGCACTTCGTTGTAGGTGCTGACAGGATGGATCAGGCCTTAAAGGACATCAATGATGAGCTTGAAAGCCGGCTTAGGGAATTGAATTTCAATGGAAAATATGTGGAAGCGCAAAGGTTGGAACAGAGAACCCGTTTTGATATAGAAATGCTTCAGGAAATGGGTTACTGTCCAGGAATTGAAAACTATTCCATGCACCTATCAGGTAGAAATTGGGGAGATATGCCTTATTCATTGCTTAAATACTTCCCAGATGACTATTTAACAATTATTGATGAATCCCATGTAACAGTTCCACAGATTAGGGGAATGTACAATGGGGATAGGTCAAGAAAGGAAACCCTTGTGGAATACGGTTTCAGATTGCCTTCTGCAAAGGAAAACAGGCCACTTAGATTTGATGAGTTTGAAGCCATTCAAAACCAAGTAATTTATGTTTCAGCTACTCCTGGACCTTATGAAATGTCCAGAAGCCAAAATGTAGTAGAGCAAATCATCAGGCCAACTGGATTGGTTGACCCTAAAATCACCATCAGACCTGTTCAAGGGCAAGTTGAAGACTTGCTTGGTGAAGTGAGGAAAAAGGTGGCAAAGGACCAACGGATTCTCGTCACTACACTTACCAAGAGAATGGCAGAGGACTTGACAGATTACTATGCTAAAATCGGAATTAAGGTAAGGTATCTTCACTCAGAGATTGATACATTGGAGAGAGTGGAAATAATCGACGATTTAAGGCGTGGAGAGTTTGATGTTCTTGTTGGTGTAAACCTTCTTAGGGAAGGGCTTGACCTACCTGAAGTGGGACTTGTAGCTATTTTGGATGCAGACAAGGAAGGATTCCTAAGGTCTGAAACATCTCTTATTCAGACAATCGGAAGAGCTGCAAGGAATGTTGACGGTGAAGTTCTCATGTATGTGGATGACATGACAGATTCAGTAAGGAATGCTGTAGACATCACTAACAAGAGAAGAAAGCTTCAAATGGCATACAATGAAAAGTATAACATCACTCCTCAGTCAACATACAGAACCCTTAAGGATAAGAAAATCTCCACTAAGAAGACTCCTTCAAGAGATGATCTTAAAGGAATGCCTAAGGACGAGCTCAAACTATTGATCAAGGACTTAGAGGCAGAAATGAAAGAAGCCGCTAATGACTTAGACTTTGAAAGAGCAGCTGTTTTAAGAGATCAAATAGTTGCATTGAAGAGTATTAAAAAGTTCTAA